Proteins encoded by one window of Thermoanaerobaculia bacterium:
- the bcrD gene encoding benzoyl-CoA reductase subunit D — protein MTVTAGIDAGSSAVKAVVLEKDGETFSVRSHVVARIRKRDVGRVVRETFDAACESAGVADLHYVATTGEGEETPFATGHFFGMTTHARGALYLEPRARAVLDLGALHARAMAVDPSGRVLNSKMTSQCASGSGQFLENIARYLGVSLSEVGGLSLSAGRGENVSSICAVLAETDVINMVSRGVPTAEILRGIHESMAGRLARLLQTLAVSGLVFVTGGLAADDGLVGALERTLASGAAPGAAPVPVRHPLSAFAGAIGAAIWGEYRYRKLGQEGYSWTSSATA, from the coding sequence ATGACGGTGACGGCCGGGATCGACGCCGGGTCGAGCGCCGTGAAGGCGGTCGTCCTCGAGAAGGACGGCGAAACGTTCTCGGTTCGCTCGCACGTCGTCGCCCGGATCAGAAAGCGGGACGTCGGGCGGGTCGTCCGGGAGACCTTCGACGCGGCCTGCGAGTCGGCGGGGGTCGCCGACCTCCACTACGTCGCGACGACGGGGGAAGGGGAGGAGACGCCGTTCGCGACGGGGCACTTCTTCGGAATGACGACCCACGCGCGGGGGGCGCTGTACCTCGAGCCCCGGGCGCGCGCGGTCCTCGACCTCGGCGCGCTCCACGCGCGCGCGATGGCCGTCGATCCGTCGGGACGCGTGCTGAACTCGAAGATGACGAGCCAGTGCGCCTCGGGATCGGGACAGTTCCTCGAGAACATCGCGCGGTACCTGGGGGTCTCCCTGTCGGAAGTCGGGGGGCTGTCGCTCTCGGCCGGGCGCGGAGAAAACGTGAGCTCGATCTGCGCCGTGCTCGCCGAGACCGACGTGATCAACATGGTTTCCCGCGGCGTTCCGACGGCGGAGATCCTGCGCGGGATCCACGAGAGCATGGCCGGCCGGCTCGCGCGCCTGCTCCAGACGCTCGCGGTCTCGGGGCTGGTGTTCGTCACCGGGGGCCTCGCGGCCGACGACGGGCTGGTCGGAGCGCTCGAGCGCACGCTCGCGTCCGGCGCCGCGCCCGGCGCCGCGCCCGTCCCCGTGCGGCACCCCCTGAGCGCGTTCGCGGGAGCGATCGGCGCGGCGATCTGGGGCGAATACCGCTATCGGAAGCTCGGACAGGAGGGTTACTCATGGACCTCGTCAGCGACGGCGTGA
- a CDS encoding GNAT family N-acetyltransferase: protein MDLVSDGVTVRLLTERDLDRLVRMDEPLTGRNRSVWYERRLRRALHETDIRISLGAEHDGTLVGALLGSLLYGEFGQPEPVAQIDTILVDEAFAGRGVGTALVDQLLRNLGALGIERVRTEVGWEEHELARFLGRRGFAPLPRLVLEASVVAPPERE from the coding sequence ATGGACCTCGTCAGCGACGGCGTGACCGTTCGCCTCCTCACGGAACGGGACCTCGACCGTCTCGTCCGAATGGACGAGCCGTTGACGGGCCGCAACCGTTCGGTCTGGTACGAGCGCAGGCTCCGGCGGGCCCTCCACGAGACCGACATCCGGATCTCGCTCGGCGCCGAGCACGACGGCACGCTGGTCGGCGCTCTTCTCGGTTCGCTGCTCTACGGCGAGTTCGGCCAGCCGGAGCCGGTCGCGCAGATCGACACGATCCTCGTCGACGAGGCGTTCGCCGGCCGCGGCGTCGGCACGGCGCTCGTCGACCAGCTCCTGCGCAACCTCGGCGCGCTCGGGATCGAGCGCGTGCGCACGGAAGTCGGCTGGGAGGAGCACGAACTCGCCCGGTTCCTCGGCCGCCGAGGGTTCGCGCCGCTGCCCCGGCTGGTGCTGGAGGCGAGCGTCGTGGCGCCTCCGGAGCGGGAATAG
- the bcrB gene encoding benzoyl-CoA reductase subunit B yields the protein MTEIVKDRSMEIQKEMLAEHFRRLEDAPKSGEPVVYTFVPGNLNELVRSFGALPVFPEINALQSAMRGKSAAYIASAEKAGHSEDVCSYVKCDIGMARSGNVGPTGTRLPRPDLLLLSYTGCYTFMKWFELLREEYDCPVVFLQIPYQGDGSITPGHRAYVARQIRETVIPALERLTGQSYDEGRLRESLARSARAEEDLVAVFESALQRPSPIDAYFGAVYYVGPIFSAFRGTEQGAEYYRTLREEVEERARQRLGPATPSGVLTDQKYRLVVEGPPNWTHFRDFWKLFSDEGAVVVASTYSKVGGTYEFGFRHDMEDPLGTLADYCGGCYTNIDLPGRVRMLADYVERYAADGFVIHSVKSCNSFSAGQLTILREVEKRTGVPGAFFESDLVDPRYFSPANLKNRLESYLQMIEARRRAPAR from the coding sequence GTGACCGAGATCGTCAAGGACCGCTCCATGGAGATCCAGAAGGAGATGCTCGCCGAGCACTTCCGCCGCCTCGAGGACGCGCCGAAGTCGGGCGAGCCGGTCGTCTACACCTTCGTTCCCGGCAACCTGAACGAGCTGGTCCGCTCGTTCGGCGCGCTCCCGGTGTTCCCCGAAATCAACGCGCTCCAGTCGGCCATGCGCGGCAAGAGCGCGGCGTACATCGCGTCCGCGGAGAAGGCCGGCCATTCCGAGGACGTCTGCTCCTACGTCAAGTGCGACATCGGCATGGCGCGGTCGGGAAACGTCGGACCGACCGGGACGCGGCTGCCGCGCCCCGACCTGCTCCTCCTCTCCTACACGGGGTGCTACACCTTCATGAAGTGGTTCGAGCTCCTCCGCGAGGAATACGACTGCCCGGTCGTCTTCCTGCAGATCCCCTACCAGGGCGACGGCTCGATCACCCCGGGGCACCGCGCCTACGTCGCGCGCCAGATCCGCGAGACCGTGATTCCGGCGCTCGAGCGCCTGACGGGGCAGTCGTACGACGAGGGGCGCCTGCGCGAGAGCCTCGCGCGGAGCGCGCGGGCGGAGGAGGACCTCGTCGCGGTCTTCGAATCGGCGCTCCAGCGGCCGAGCCCGATCGACGCCTATTTCGGGGCGGTGTACTACGTCGGACCGATCTTCTCGGCGTTTCGCGGCACGGAGCAGGGCGCCGAGTACTACCGGACGCTGCGCGAAGAGGTGGAAGAGCGGGCGCGGCAGCGGCTCGGACCGGCAACGCCCTCCGGCGTGCTCACGGATCAGAAATACCGGCTCGTCGTCGAGGGGCCCCCGAACTGGACCCATTTCCGCGACTTCTGGAAGCTCTTCTCGGACGAAGGGGCGGTCGTCGTCGCGTCGACGTATTCGAAGGTCGGCGGGACGTACGAGTTCGGCTTCCGCCACGACATGGAGGACCCGCTGGGGACCCTCGCCGACTACTGCGGCGGATGCTACACGAACATCGACCTCCCGGGCCGGGTGCGGATGCTCGCGGACTACGTGGAGCGCTACGCGGCCGACGGCTTCGTCATCCACTCCGTCAAGTCGTGCAACTCGTTCTCGGCCGGACAGCTCACGATCCTGCGGGAGGTCGAGAAGCGCACCGGCGTCCCCGGGGCGTTCTTCGAGTCCGATCTCGTCGACCCGCGCTACTTCTCTCCGGCGAACCTGAAGAACCGCCTCGAGAGCTATCTCCAGATGATCGAGGCGCGGCGCCGGGCGCCGGCGCGATGA
- a CDS encoding BadF/BadG/BcrA/BcrD ATPase family protein gives MRTFVGIDLGSTTTKAVVLDENGDVLGRGITNSRSNYDLAAEVARTEAFVSARFSLLRAGVERAAGTAALARLLRAFRLEQRLVQWARLRQWIEATAPRAAPAALQPALAATLETLFGRLVAEEEEHFLEPEAPERSDFFRDAAGSAYARLAQEIADPRGVTHDLLVGLYDHSIISVENEPLDLGFPNHIRAALARCGDAPGMAEAAEAAANADLEVAGSVGTGYGRARLPFPKEQIRSEILCHGLGAHAMFPATRTVLDIGGQDTKAIQVDGDGLVTSFQMNDRCAAGCGRYLGYIADEMNMGLHELGPLALQSRTPVRINSTCTVFAGAELRERLSLGERREDILAGLHRAVILRAMSLIARSGGIENEFTFTGGVARNPAAVLALRNLVDENYGERRLNISADSIYTGALGAALFAWRAAA, from the coding sequence GTGAGAACATTCGTCGGGATCGATCTCGGCTCGACGACCACGAAGGCGGTCGTCCTGGACGAGAACGGCGACGTCCTCGGGCGCGGGATCACGAACTCGCGCTCGAACTACGACCTCGCCGCGGAAGTCGCCCGGACCGAGGCGTTCGTCTCCGCGCGCTTCTCGCTCCTTCGCGCCGGCGTCGAGCGGGCGGCGGGAACGGCGGCCCTCGCGCGGCTCCTCCGCGCGTTCCGTCTCGAGCAGAGGCTCGTCCAGTGGGCGCGGCTTCGGCAGTGGATCGAGGCGACGGCCCCGCGCGCCGCGCCGGCGGCGCTCCAGCCCGCGCTCGCGGCGACGCTCGAGACGCTGTTCGGGCGGCTCGTCGCCGAAGAGGAAGAGCATTTCCTCGAGCCCGAGGCGCCGGAACGGTCCGATTTCTTCCGGGACGCGGCGGGCTCGGCCTACGCCCGCCTCGCGCAGGAGATCGCCGACCCCCGCGGCGTGACGCACGACCTCCTCGTCGGGCTGTACGACCACAGCATCATCTCGGTCGAGAACGAGCCGCTCGACCTGGGCTTTCCGAACCACATCCGAGCGGCGCTGGCGCGCTGCGGCGATGCGCCCGGCATGGCGGAAGCGGCGGAAGCGGCGGCCAACGCCGACCTCGAGGTCGCGGGGAGCGTCGGCACCGGGTACGGGCGCGCGCGGCTCCCGTTCCCGAAGGAGCAGATCCGGTCCGAGATCCTGTGCCATGGCCTCGGCGCGCACGCGATGTTCCCCGCGACCCGGACCGTCCTCGACATCGGCGGGCAGGACACGAAGGCGATCCAGGTCGACGGCGACGGGCTCGTCACGTCGTTCCAGATGAACGACCGGTGCGCGGCCGGGTGCGGGCGGTACCTCGGGTACATCGCCGACGAGATGAACATGGGCCTCCACGAGCTCGGGCCGCTCGCGCTCCAGAGCCGGACCCCGGTCCGGATCAACTCGACCTGCACGGTCTTCGCCGGCGCGGAGCTGCGCGAGCGGCTCTCCCTCGGCGAGCGGCGCGAGGACATCCTCGCGGGCCTCCACCGCGCCGTGATCCTCCGCGCCATGAGCCTGATCGCGCGCTCCGGCGGGATCGAGAACGAGTTCACGTTCACCGGCGGCGTCGCCCGCAACCCCGCAGCCGTGCTCGCGCTGCGCAACCTCGTCGACGAGAACTACGGGGAGCGGCGGCTCAACATCTCGGCCGACAGCATCTACACGGGAGCGCTCGGCGCGGCGCTCTTCGCCTGGAGGGCCGCCGCATGA
- a CDS encoding enoyl-CoA hydratase/isomerase family protein encodes MSDPVRLVSEDGGLRRVVIDRPPANILDLETFGAIRRLVAGAAAEPDCRLLVFEGAGAHFSFGASVAEHLPEKVGELLPAFRAVLVDLETSGIPTASIVRGQCLGGGLELAAWCGRVFCDPSARFAVPEIRLAVFPPIAAILLPWRVGGPAATQMVVSGAPVDGESAARIGLADACSADPEAGLRKWFEETLAGKSAAALRFAWRAARRPLARALEEDLPALEKTYLEELMRHRDPVEGLRAFLEKRKPRWENR; translated from the coding sequence GTGAGCGATCCGGTGCGGCTCGTCTCCGAGGACGGAGGCCTCCGCCGGGTCGTGATCGACCGGCCGCCGGCCAACATCCTCGATCTCGAGACGTTCGGGGCGATTCGCCGGCTGGTGGCCGGGGCCGCCGCCGAGCCGGATTGCCGCCTGCTCGTCTTCGAGGGCGCGGGCGCGCACTTCAGCTTCGGCGCGTCGGTCGCCGAGCACCTCCCGGAGAAAGTCGGCGAGCTCCTTCCGGCCTTCCGGGCGGTGCTCGTCGATCTGGAGACCTCGGGGATCCCGACCGCGTCGATCGTCCGTGGCCAGTGCCTCGGCGGAGGCCTCGAGCTCGCGGCGTGGTGCGGCCGCGTCTTCTGCGACCCCTCCGCGCGGTTCGCCGTGCCCGAGATCCGGCTCGCGGTGTTCCCGCCGATCGCGGCGATTCTCCTGCCGTGGCGGGTCGGCGGGCCGGCCGCAACGCAAATGGTCGTCTCGGGCGCGCCGGTCGACGGCGAGAGCGCCGCGCGCATCGGGCTCGCCGACGCGTGCTCCGCCGACCCCGAGGCGGGGCTCCGGAAGTGGTTCGAGGAGACGCTCGCCGGCAAGTCGGCGGCCGCGTTGCGCTTCGCGTGGAGGGCCGCGCGGCGGCCGCTCGCCCGCGCGCTCGAGGAGGACCTGCCCGCGCTCGAGAAGACGTATCTCGAGGAGCTCATGCGTCACCGCGATCCGGTCGAAGGGCTTCGCGCGTTCCTCGAGAAGCGAAAACCCCGCTGGGAGAACCGGTGA
- the bcrC gene encoding benzoyl-CoA reductase subunit C: protein MSRATDAAESRVSIVDWAAETAGDLDFSAARAWLAGDPSRRAAGYLPVYAPREVIRAAGLLPVGVHGGGDRLEIIRGDAFYQSYICHLPRSVIELAQSGRLSMLSAMLFPSTCDVIRNLSGVWRLLYPDLYVRYLDLPQVPEPAIAADFWEGELRTLFADLCALAGIPESDARLRREIAVENELRGVIAELYRLRRDAPEKVPTEELYTLLRAGEVVPAPAFLEKARAYLAAAEAEPSRLRDRVRVIVVGAFCEAPPLGLIKTIERSGCSIVDDDFLLGNRLVAEDVRLDGDPIRNLAEAFVRSARKTSILYEGRPEGKRELIARRVAAARADGVIFASASFCDPALLDRPMLRAGADAAGVPSIAFKFAENTGQFQQFRELAGTFADSIKLWGEK from the coding sequence GTGAGCCGCGCGACGGATGCGGCGGAAAGCCGCGTTTCGATCGTCGACTGGGCGGCGGAGACGGCCGGCGACCTCGACTTCTCCGCGGCGCGCGCCTGGCTCGCCGGCGACCCGTCGCGCCGCGCGGCGGGATATCTCCCGGTTTACGCCCCGCGGGAAGTGATCCGGGCCGCCGGCCTGCTGCCCGTCGGCGTCCACGGCGGCGGCGACCGCCTGGAGATCATCCGCGGCGACGCCTTCTACCAGTCCTACATCTGCCATCTGCCCCGCTCCGTCATCGAGCTCGCCCAGTCGGGGCGCCTCTCGATGCTCTCGGCGATGCTCTTCCCTTCGACGTGCGACGTCATCCGCAATCTCTCGGGAGTCTGGCGGCTCCTCTATCCCGACCTCTACGTCCGCTACCTCGACCTCCCGCAGGTCCCCGAGCCGGCGATCGCCGCCGACTTCTGGGAAGGGGAGCTCCGGACCCTCTTCGCCGACCTCTGCGCGCTCGCGGGGATCCCGGAGAGCGACGCGCGGCTCCGGCGCGAGATCGCGGTCGAGAACGAGCTGCGCGGCGTGATCGCGGAGCTGTACCGGCTCCGGCGCGACGCCCCGGAGAAAGTGCCGACGGAGGAGCTCTACACGCTCCTGCGCGCCGGCGAGGTCGTCCCGGCGCCGGCATTCCTGGAAAAGGCGCGCGCGTACCTCGCCGCGGCCGAGGCGGAGCCCTCGCGCCTGCGCGACCGGGTGCGGGTGATCGTCGTCGGCGCGTTCTGCGAGGCGCCCCCGCTCGGCCTCATCAAGACGATCGAACGATCCGGGTGCTCGATCGTCGACGACGACTTCCTGCTCGGCAACCGTCTCGTCGCGGAGGACGTCCGGCTCGACGGCGATCCCATCCGCAATCTCGCGGAGGCCTTCGTGCGGTCCGCGCGGAAGACGTCGATCCTCTACGAAGGCCGCCCGGAGGGGAAGCGGGAGCTGATCGCCCGCCGCGTCGCGGCCGCGCGGGCGGACGGCGTGATCTTCGCGTCGGCGAGCTTCTGCGATCCGGCGCTGCTCGACCGGCCGATGCTGCGGGCCGGGGCGGACGCGGCGGGCGTTCCCTCGATCGCCTTCAAGTTCGCCGAGAACACCGGGCAGTTCCAGCAGTTCCGCGAGCTCGCCGGGACGTTCGCCGACTCGATCAAGCTGTGGGGTGAGAAGTGA